The Candidatus Nomurabacteria bacterium DNA segment AAACACAACATCATTGCGTTTCGCAAAAATAATGAGGCTCTGGAGGTGGCAATGCTCGACCCGGATGATTTGGGGGCCATTGATTTTATTAAAAAGGGTTCGGGGCTGAAGATTTGGCCCAGGTTGACCGATGTCGCGAGTTTGAAAAATGCCCTACTTCAATATCAGAAAAGTTTAAAAGCGGAATTTGGCGAACTGGTGGGGGCGGAAGCGGCGAAATTGAAGACCCTGAGTGAAGAAGAAGCAGCTGAGTTTGGCGAGAAAGAGTTGAAGGAGATGGCGGAAGATTTACCTGTTGTGCGGATTGTGGACACGCTACTCTCTCATGCCATTACTCAGCAAGCGTCAGATATTCACATTGAGAATTTTGAGAAAGAGGTGGTTATCCGTTACCGAATTGATGGTCTTCTGCATGATGCGATGGTTTTGCCCAAGAATGCTGGTCCTGGTATTGTCGCTCGGGTTAAGGTTCTGGCCAACTTACGCTTGGATGAAAAGCGTTTACCGCAGGATGGTCGTTTCAAAATTGAATTGAATGGTCAGGGGGTTTCTTTCCGTGTCTCAGTTTTACCAACTTATTTTGGGGAGAAGATTGTCATGCGTTTATTGCCAGACACGGCTCGGGGTTTGACTCTAGAACAGGGTGGTTTTCATGGCGAAGCATTGGAACGAATACAGCGGGCAACGACTCAAGCAACAGGAATGATTCTGGTTACCGGTCCGACGGGTTCTGGAAAAAGCACGACTCTCTATACAGTTTTGGAGATTCTTAATCAGCCAGATGTGAATATTTCAACAATCGAGGATCCGGTTGAATATCAAATGCCCCGCGTCAATCAAACTCAAGTGAAACCAGAGATTGGTCTAACTTTTGGCTCTGGTTTAAGGGCCCTAGTTCGTCAGGATCCGGACATAATCATGGTTGGAGAAATTCGAGATAAGGAAACAGCGAGCCTAGCAATCAATGCGTCCCTGACCGGTCACCTTGTATTATCTACTCTACACACTAATTCCGCTGCCGGGGCGATCCCCCGTTTCTTGGACATGGGTGCCGAGCCATTTTTGCTTGTCTCCACTATCAATGTGATTGTGGCGCAGAGATTGGTTCGGCGTTTAGAATCGGGAAGTGAGAAATATTTGTTATCACAAGCGGAGTTAAAAAAGTTGGGCACATCGGTGGATATGGAGCGAGTGTTGAAGTTGTTGAAGGAAGAAAAAATCGTGGCTGCGAATGCTGATTGGAAGAGTATTCCGTTCTACCGGCCCAAGAAAGGCAATGCCGGTGATGGTTACAAGGGGCGCATCGGTATTCATGAGGTTTTAAAAATGTCACCGGCGATTAAGGATTTGGTAATGAAGGGCGCGACATCATCCCAGATTGAGATGCAGGCCAAGTCGGAGGGGATGGCGACAATGCTGGAGGATGGAATCTTTCAGGCCGCGCAAGGTGTGACTTCGATTGAGGAAGTTTTGCGTGTGATTACGGAATAGTGGCGGGTAGTTTTTTGCTCCAGTAGTTTTAAAAAGTTACAATTAAAGTGACGTGAAATATTCTTTTAAAGCACAGAGGGCTGATGGGACATCGACTGAGGGGGAGCGTGAGGCGGTTGACCGTTTCGCCCTGGCGCGTGATTTGCGGGCGGAGGGTTTAACGGTAACCCAAGCGCGTTTACTGGAGGAATTGAGGGTAAAACATCGTCTCCATTTTCCTAGTCCTTTTGGGCGGATTAAAATTAAAGACAAGATTGTTTTTGCCTCGTCACTTGCGGCGATGGTTGGTGCGGGGCTATCACTTGCACGTTCGCTCACGATTCTGGAGCGACAGGTGCTTAACAAGAAATTTAAAAGTGTGATTTCGGCGCTGGGACAGAAGATTAACGGTGGTGAACCTTTCTCGGCCGCCCTGGGAGATTTTCCAGATGTTTTTCCCCCGGTTTTTGTCGCAATGGTCGGCGCCGGAGAAGAGTCAGGTAAACTGTCAGAGGCGCTGGAAGTGGTTCATCAGCAATTAGCGAAGAGTTACGATTTGGAGCGTAAGGTGAAGGGGGCGCTGATTTATCCATCCATCATCGTCATCGTCATTATCGCCATTGGTATTCTGATGATGATTTTCTTGGTTCCAAGCCTGACGACACTTTTCCGAGACTTAAAGGTAGATTTACCTCTTTCTACTCGAGTTGTGATTTGGGTTAGTGATTTTCTCGTTAATCACACGCTTTCCTTTATTATCGGTTTGGTGTTCGTGATTGGAGCCGGTTTTCGGGTGGCGAGAAGTCAGGCGGGGCG contains these protein-coding regions:
- a CDS encoding type II/IV secretion system protein, which codes for MWIDPKQLQTFLVDAGLLTKKDLETLTTEELLLGSGKISEDDLRRAKAYILGIPFVDLKKEQIDKEILYLIPEPIARKHNIIAFRKNNEALEVAMLDPDDLGAIDFIKKGSGLKIWPRLTDVASLKNALLQYQKSLKAEFGELVGAEAAKLKTLSEEEAAEFGEKELKEMAEDLPVVRIVDTLLSHAITQQASDIHIENFEKEVVIRYRIDGLLHDAMVLPKNAGPGIVARVKVLANLRLDEKRLPQDGRFKIELNGQGVSFRVSVLPTYFGEKIVMRLLPDTARGLTLEQGGFHGEALERIQRATTQATGMILVTGPTGSGKSTTLYTVLEILNQPDVNISTIEDPVEYQMPRVNQTQVKPEIGLTFGSGLRALVRQDPDIIMVGEIRDKETASLAINASLTGHLVLSTLHTNSAAGAIPRFLDMGAEPFLLVSTINVIVAQRLVRRLESGSEKYLLSQAELKKLGTSVDMERVLKLLKEEKIVAANADWKSIPFYRPKKGNAGDGYKGRIGIHEVLKMSPAIKDLVMKGATSSQIEMQAKSEGMATMLEDGIFQAAQGVTSIEEVLRVITE
- a CDS encoding type II secretion system F family protein, which encodes MKYSFKAQRADGTSTEGEREAVDRFALARDLRAEGLTVTQARLLEELRVKHRLHFPSPFGRIKIKDKIVFASSLAAMVGAGLSLARSLTILERQVLNKKFKSVISALGQKINGGEPFSAALGDFPDVFPPVFVAMVGAGEESGKLSEALEVVHQQLAKSYDLERKVKGALIYPSIIVIVIIAIGILMMIFLVPSLTTLFRDLKVDLPLSTRVVIWVSDFLVNHTLSFIIGLVFVIGAGFRVARSQAGRRFLARVWLKTPAIGTIMKNLNAAVTMRTISSLVSSGVSMLESLTITQKVLQNSFYQEVLAEAKVSVEKGALLSSTFKKYENLYPVLVGEMTEVGEETGNLPGMLLKGATFFEDEVEQATKNLSTIIEPALMVLIGIFVGFFAVSMLGPMYSLSETI